The window CGCCTCGCCCTTGATGCGCCAGACGATCACACGACCCTGCGCACCGAGGATATCCTTGCTGTCGTCAAGACACTTGTCGATCTGAAGGATGGCAAGGGTGAAATCGACGATATCGACAATCTCGGCAATCGCCGCGTCCGCTCGGTGGGCGAGCTTCTCGAAAACCAGTATCGTGTCGGCCTGTTGCGCATGGAGCGTGCGGTCAAGGAGCGCATGTCTTCGGTCGATGTTTCAACTGTCATGCCGAATGACATGATCAATGCAAAGCCGGCGGTTGCTGCCGTTCGCGAATTCTTCGGTTCGTCGCAGCTTTCGCAGTTCATGGACCAGACCAACCCGCTGTCCGAAGTGACGCACAAGCGTCGCGTTTCGGCACTTGGACCGGGCGGCCTTACCCGTGAGCGCGCAGGCTTCGAAGTGCGCGACGTTCACCCGACGCACTATGGCCGTATCTGCCCGATTGAAACGCCGGAAGGTCCGAACATCGGCCTGATCAACTCGCTGGCGAGCTTCAGCCGGGTGAACAAGTACGGCTTCATCGAAACGCCGTATCGCAAGGTCATCGACCACAAGGTCACGAACGATGTGGTTTATCTCTCCGCCATGGAAGAGGCGAAGCACACGATCGCGCAGGCCAACGCCGAACTGAACAAGGACGGCAGCTTTGCAGAAGAGGTGATCTCTTCACGCGAAGCCGGCGAATTCCTGATTGCTCCGCGCGATCAGATCACCCTGATGGACGTTTCGCCCAAGCAGCTCGTTTCGGTAGCGGCATCGCTTATTCCATTCCTGGAAAACGATGACGCCAACCGCGCGCTGATGGGATCGAACATGCAGCGCCAGGCCGTGCCGTTGGTTCGTGCCGAAGCGCCGTTTGTCGGAACCGGCATGGAAGAAACTGTCGCACGCGACTCTGGTGCTGCCATTGCGGCTGCCCGCGGTGGCATTGTCGATCAGGTCGACGCGACCCGTATCGTCATCCGCGCAACGGGTGCTGTGGAGGCCGGTCAGTCTGGCGTCGACATCTACACGCTCCACAAGTTCCAGCGTTCGAACCAGAACACCTGCATCAACCAGCGCCCGCTGGTGAAGGTGGGCGATGTGATCACGCCGGGCCAGATCATTGCCGACGGTCCCTCGACCGAGCTCGGCGAACTGGCACTGGGTCGCAACACGCTCGTCGCGTTCATGCCCTGGAATGGCTACAATTATGAAGACTCCATCCTGATCAGCGAACGCATCGTGAAGGACGACGTCTTCACCTCGATCCATATCGAGGAATTCGAAGTGATGGCGCGCGACACTAAGCTTGGGCCGGAAGACATCACGCGCGACATCCCGAACGTCGGCGAGGAAGCACTTCGCAACCTCGACGAAGCGGGCATCGTCTATATCGGTGCCGAGGTTGAGCCGGGCGATATCCTGTGCGGCAAGATCACGCCGAAGGGCGAATCGCCGATGACGCCGGAAGAGAAACTTCTCCGCGCCATTTTCGGTGAAAAGGCCTCAGACGTGCGCGACACGTCGCTGCGCCTGCCGCCGGGCGTTGCCGGAACCGTAGTTGAAGTGCGCGTTTTCAACCGTCACGGCATTGACATCGACGACCGGACCCGCGCCATCCAGGCCGAAGAAAAGGAACGGCTAGCGAAGGATCGCGACGACGAACGTTCGATCCTCAACCGTGCGACCTATTCGCGCCTGCGGGAAATGCTCATCGGCCAGGTCGCGACTGCGGCTCCCAAGGCGATCAAGAAGGGATCGACAATCGACGAGGCCCTGCTTGCGGAGGTCGAACCCCATGAATGGTGGAAGATCGCCGTGCAGGACGACGCCCGTCAGGCCGATCTTGAAGCCGTCAAGGGCCAGTATGATGCCTCTGTGAAGCTCATCAACGCGAAGTTCGAAGATCGCGTCGAAAAGGTGGAACGTGGCGACGACCTGGCACCGGGCGTGCTGAAGATGGTCAAGGTCTTCGTGGCCGTGAAGCGCAAGCTTCAGCCGGGCGACAAGATGGCTGGCCGTCACGGCAACAAGGGCGTTATCAGCCGCATCCTTCCGGTCGAGGACATGCCGTTCCTCGAAGACGGGACGCCTGTCGATATCGTGCTTAATCCGCTGGGCGTGCCTTCGCGCATGAACGTCGGACAGATCTTCGAAACGCACCTTGGCTGGGCCGCGCGCGGCCTGGGCAAGCAGATAACGGAACTGCTCGAAGCCTGGCGTGAATCGGGTGGAACCGAAGCCGGTAAGCCTCCGACGGCGGTTCGCGAGCGGCTGAAGGAGATATATGGTGACAAGTATCTCGCTGAAATCGATGCGCGCTCTGATGACGATATTGTCGAACTTGCCGCGCTGCTGAAGAACGGTGTGCCCATGGCGACGCCGGTGTTCGACGGCGCGCGCGAAAAGGATGTGTCGGAGATGCTGACAATGGCCGGACTCGATACCTCGGGTCAGGTGACACTGTTCGACGGGCGCACTGGGGATGCCTTCGACCGGCAGGTGACAGTCGGGTATATCTATATGCTCAAGCTGCACCACCTCGTCGACGACAAGATCCATGCACGTTCGATCGGGCCGTACAGCCTTGTCACCCAGCAGCCGCTGGGCGGAAAGGCGCAGTTCGGCGGACAGCGTTTCGGCGAAATGGAGGTCTGGGCGCTCCAGGCCTATGGTGCTGCCTATACGCTCCAGGAAATGCTGACGGTGAAGTCCGACGATGTCGTCGGCCGCACCAAGGTCTACGAAGCGATCGTCAAGGGAGACGATACGTTCGAAGCTGGCATTCCCGAAAGCTTCAATGTTCTCGTGAAGGAAATGCGCTCACTCGGCCTCAACGTCGATCTGGCGAGCATCACCGAGAAGGATGATGACGGTCTGGCCATCGCGGCCGAGTGATCAACGCCACCTGAGCGAATATGAAATCTAACCCAAACCCCTCCCCCGAGTGGGAGGGGAACTGGAGCAAGACATGAACGAACTGACCAATTTCGCCAATCCGATCGCAAAGCCGGAAACCTTCGACCAGATCCAGATCGGCATCGCATCGCCAGAGCGCATCCGCAGCTGGTCCTTCGGCGAGATCAAGAAGCCGGAGACCATCAACTACCGTACGTTCAAGCCGGAGCGTGACGGCCTCTTCTGTGCGCGCATCTTTGGCCCGATCAAGGATTACGAATGCCTGTGCGGCAAGTACAAGCGCATGAAGTACAAGGGCATCGTCTGCGAAAAGTGCGGTGTCGAAGTCACGGTCTCGAAGGTTCGCCGCGAGCGGATGGGCCATATCGAACTGGCGGCGCCCGTTGCGCACATCTGGTTCCTGAAGTCTCTGCCAAGCCGCATCGGCCTGCTGCTCGACATGCAGCTGAAGCAGCTTGAGCGCGTCCTTTATTTTGAAGCCTATATCGTCATCGAGCCAGGCCTTACCCCGCTCGAAAAGTATCAGCTTCTGACCGAAGACGAACTTCTCGACGCGCAGGACGAATATGGCGAAGACGCTTTCTCGGCCGGAATCGGTGCTGAAGCGGTTCGCCGTATGCTCGAGGAACTTGATCTCGAGGGCGAAAAGGAAGCGCTGCTTGAAGAGCTGGCGACGACCAAGTCGGAACTCAAGCCCAAGAAGATCATCAAGCGGCTGAAGGTTGTCGAAAGCTTCATTGAATCGGGCAACCGTCCCGAATGGATGATCCTCGAAGTGATCCCGGTCATTCCGCCGGAATTGCGCCCGCTGGTGCCGCTGGATGGCGGCCGGTTTGCGACATCCGATCTCAACGATCTCTACCGCCGCGTCATCAACCGCAACAACCGCCTCAAGCGCCTCATGGAACTTCGCGCGCCGGACATCATCGTCCGCAACGAAAAGCGTATGCTCCAGGAAGCTGTCGATGCGCTGTTCGACAATGGCCGTCGCGGCCGCACGATCACGGGCGCCAACAAGCGCCCGCTGAAGTCGCTGTCCGACATGCTGAAGGGCAAGCAGGGTCGTTTCCGCCAGAACCTGCTTGGCAAGCGCGTCGACTATTCCGGCCGTTCGGTGATCGTGACCGGTCCGGAACTCAAGCTGCACCAATGCGGCCTGCCAAAGAAGATGGCTCTCGAACTGTTCAAGCCATTCATCTATTCGCGGCTTGATGCCAAGGGTCTCTCGATGACCCTGAAGCAGGCCAAGAAATGGGTCGAAAAGGAACGCAAGGAAGTCTGGGACATTCTTGACGAAGTGATCCGCGAGCATCCGGTTCTGCTGAACCGGGCACCGACGCTCCACCGTCTTGGCATCCAGGCGTTTGAGCCTGTCCTCATTGAAGGCAAGGCGATCCAGCTGCACCCGCTCGTCTGCTCGGCCTTCAACGCCGACTTCGACGGTGACCAGATGGCGGTCCACGTTCCGCTGAGCCTAGAGGCCCAGCTGGAAGCGCGCGTCCTGATGATGTCGACGAACAACATCCTGTCGCCCGCCAACGGCAAGCCGATCATTGTGCCGTCGCAGGACATGGTTCTGGGTCTCTACTATCTCTCGATGGAGAAGCAGAATGAACCTGGCGAAGGCATGATCCTCTCCGACATGCAGGAAGTGCACCAGGCGCTCAACGCCGGTGCAGTCACCCTGCATTCGAAGATCACAAGCCGCGTTCCGCAGGTTGATGAGCATGGCAAGCAGTTCATGCTCCGCGTCGAAACGACCCCGGGCCGCATGCTGCTGGGTGAAACCCTGCCGCAGAGCCACAAGGTTCCGTTCGACACGATCAACCGCCTCCTGACCAAGAAGGAAATCGGCGACGTCATCGACATCGTCTATCGCCACACCGGCCAGAAGGAGACGGTTCTGTTCGCCGACGCGATCATGAGCCTTGGCTTCCGCCACGCGTTCAAGGCCGGCATTTCGTTCGGCAAGGACGACATGATCATTCCGGCAACGAAGGACGGGCTGGTTGAGGAAACCCGCGTTCTCGTTCGTGACTTCGAGCAGCAGTATCAGGAAGGCCTGATCACCCAGCAGGAAAAATACAACAAGGTGATCGACGCCTGGAGCCGTTGCGGCGATCAGGTCGCGGCTGAAATGATGAAGGAAATCCAGTCCGTGAAAATGGGCCCGGATGGCCGCGAACTGCCGACAAACGCGATCTACATGATGGCGCATTCGGGTGCTCGTGGTTCGGCCGCACAGATCAAGCAGCTCGCTGGCATGCGCGGCCTGATGGCCAAACCGTCGGGTGAGATCATTGAAACGCCGATCATCTCGAACTTCAAGGAAGGCCTGACCGTCCTTGAATATTTCAACTCCACCCACGGCGCCCGCAAGGGTCTTGCGGATACGGCGCTCAAGACCGCGAACTCGGGCTACCTGACGCGGCGCCTTGTCGACGTTTCGCAGGATTGCACCGTGATCGAGGAAGATTGCGGCACCGAACGCGCACTCGAAATGAAGGCAATCGTACAGGGTGGTGCGACAATCGCATCGCTTGGCGAGCGCGTTCTCGGGCGCACGACGGCGGAAGACATTGTCGATTCCAAGACCAACAAGGTGATCATCCCGACGGGCACATTGCTTGACGAGGCTGACATCTCACTGATTGAGGAAATCGGCATCCAGGCGATCAAGATCCGTTCGCCGCTGATCTGCGAAACGCGGATGGGCGTCTGCGGGAAATGCTATGGTCGCGATTTGGCTCGGGGCACTCCGGTCAACATCGGTGAAGCGGTCGGCGTCATTGCCGCCCAATCGATCGGTGAGCCGGGCACGCAGCTGACGATGCGGACCTTCCACATCGGCGGTGCGGCGCAGCTGAACGAGCAGTCCGGCCTTGAAGCCGTGTCTGACGGCGTTCTCGAATATCGCGATCTTCGCACGATCGTCGACAAGCAGGGCCGCACGGTCTCGCTGTCACGCAACGGCGAAATTGCGGTTGTCGATAAGGACGGACGTGAGCGTTCGGCCGATCGCCTGCCTTATGGTGCCTATGTGCTGTTCGCGGACGGCGCCAAGGTGAAGAAGGGTGACAAGATCGCCGAATGGGATCCGTTCACTATGCCCGTGATCACGGAAAATCCCGGTGTCGTGAAGTATCAGGATTTGGTCGAAGGCCAGACACTGGTGGAACAGGTCGACGAAGCGACCGGCATTTCGCAGAAGGTCGTCACCGAATTCCGGCCCGGCCGCTCGAAGGTCGATCTTCGTCCGCGCCTCACCCTTCTGGATTCGGACTCGGGTGAAGCGGGCCGCTACATGCTGGCTGTGGGCGCAATGCTCTCGGTTGAGGATGGAGCAACGGTGCAGGGCGGCGACGTTCTGGCGCGTGTTTCGCGTGAAGCGGCCAAGACGCGCGACATCACCGGCGGTCTGCCGCGCGTTGCCGAGCTGTTCGAAGCGCGCAAGCCGAAGG of the Aquisediminimonas profunda genome contains:
- the rpoB gene encoding DNA-directed RNA polymerase subunit beta, yielding MAKQEAKADATIAVAKKRIRKVFGNIHEVTQMPDLIQVQRESYEQFLRSDPSIGYVSGLEKTLRSVFPIRDFAGTAELDFVNYELEDPKFDTEECRQRGITYAAPMKVTLRLIVFEVDAETETRSVLDIKEQDVYMGDMPLMTHNGTFIINGTERVIVSQMHRSPGVLFDHDRGKTHASGKYLFAARVIPYRGSWLDFEFDAKDIVNVRIDRKRKLPVTALLLALGLSPEEILHHFYNTVIYVRGEGGWKVPYVAENWRNQKPMFDVVDGKSGEVVFAAGQKVSPRAANKAQKDGLEELLIPTEEIFGRYSALDLINESTGEIYIEAGEEVSAENLEKLDKAGVDRIELLDIDHINTGPWIRNTLKVDKSEDRDMALDAIYRVMRPGEPPTRETAEALFGGLFFDPERYDLSAVGRVKINMRLALDAPDDHTTLRTEDILAVVKTLVDLKDGKGEIDDIDNLGNRRVRSVGELLENQYRVGLLRMERAVKERMSSVDVSTVMPNDMINAKPAVAAVREFFGSSQLSQFMDQTNPLSEVTHKRRVSALGPGGLTRERAGFEVRDVHPTHYGRICPIETPEGPNIGLINSLASFSRVNKYGFIETPYRKVIDHKVTNDVVYLSAMEEAKHTIAQANAELNKDGSFAEEVISSREAGEFLIAPRDQITLMDVSPKQLVSVAASLIPFLENDDANRALMGSNMQRQAVPLVRAEAPFVGTGMEETVARDSGAAIAAARGGIVDQVDATRIVIRATGAVEAGQSGVDIYTLHKFQRSNQNTCINQRPLVKVGDVITPGQIIADGPSTELGELALGRNTLVAFMPWNGYNYEDSILISERIVKDDVFTSIHIEEFEVMARDTKLGPEDITRDIPNVGEEALRNLDEAGIVYIGAEVEPGDILCGKITPKGESPMTPEEKLLRAIFGEKASDVRDTSLRLPPGVAGTVVEVRVFNRHGIDIDDRTRAIQAEEKERLAKDRDDERSILNRATYSRLREMLIGQVATAAPKAIKKGSTIDEALLAEVEPHEWWKIAVQDDARQADLEAVKGQYDASVKLINAKFEDRVEKVERGDDLAPGVLKMVKVFVAVKRKLQPGDKMAGRHGNKGVISRILPVEDMPFLEDGTPVDIVLNPLGVPSRMNVGQIFETHLGWAARGLGKQITELLEAWRESGGTEAGKPPTAVRERLKEIYGDKYLAEIDARSDDDIVELAALLKNGVPMATPVFDGAREKDVSEMLTMAGLDTSGQVTLFDGRTGDAFDRQVTVGYIYMLKLHHLVDDKIHARSIGPYSLVTQQPLGGKAQFGGQRFGEMEVWALQAYGAAYTLQEMLTVKSDDVVGRTKVYEAIVKGDDTFEAGIPESFNVLVKEMRSLGLNVDLASITEKDDDGLAIAAE
- the rpoC gene encoding DNA-directed RNA polymerase subunit beta', with product MNELTNFANPIAKPETFDQIQIGIASPERIRSWSFGEIKKPETINYRTFKPERDGLFCARIFGPIKDYECLCGKYKRMKYKGIVCEKCGVEVTVSKVRRERMGHIELAAPVAHIWFLKSLPSRIGLLLDMQLKQLERVLYFEAYIVIEPGLTPLEKYQLLTEDELLDAQDEYGEDAFSAGIGAEAVRRMLEELDLEGEKEALLEELATTKSELKPKKIIKRLKVVESFIESGNRPEWMILEVIPVIPPELRPLVPLDGGRFATSDLNDLYRRVINRNNRLKRLMELRAPDIIVRNEKRMLQEAVDALFDNGRRGRTITGANKRPLKSLSDMLKGKQGRFRQNLLGKRVDYSGRSVIVTGPELKLHQCGLPKKMALELFKPFIYSRLDAKGLSMTLKQAKKWVEKERKEVWDILDEVIREHPVLLNRAPTLHRLGIQAFEPVLIEGKAIQLHPLVCSAFNADFDGDQMAVHVPLSLEAQLEARVLMMSTNNILSPANGKPIIVPSQDMVLGLYYLSMEKQNEPGEGMILSDMQEVHQALNAGAVTLHSKITSRVPQVDEHGKQFMLRVETTPGRMLLGETLPQSHKVPFDTINRLLTKKEIGDVIDIVYRHTGQKETVLFADAIMSLGFRHAFKAGISFGKDDMIIPATKDGLVEETRVLVRDFEQQYQEGLITQQEKYNKVIDAWSRCGDQVAAEMMKEIQSVKMGPDGRELPTNAIYMMAHSGARGSAAQIKQLAGMRGLMAKPSGEIIETPIISNFKEGLTVLEYFNSTHGARKGLADTALKTANSGYLTRRLVDVSQDCTVIEEDCGTERALEMKAIVQGGATIASLGERVLGRTTAEDIVDSKTNKVIIPTGTLLDEADISLIEEIGIQAIKIRSPLICETRMGVCGKCYGRDLARGTPVNIGEAVGVIAAQSIGEPGTQLTMRTFHIGGAAQLNEQSGLEAVSDGVLEYRDLRTIVDKQGRTVSLSRNGEIAVVDKDGRERSADRLPYGAYVLFADGAKVKKGDKIAEWDPFTMPVITENPGVVKYQDLVEGQTLVEQVDEATGISQKVVTEFRPGRSKVDLRPRLTLLDSDSGEAGRYMLAVGAMLSVEDGATVQGGDVLARVSREAAKTRDITGGLPRVAELFEARKPKENAIIAKVSGRVVYGKDYKAKRKIGIQPEDGGDLVEYLIPKSKVIDVQEGDYVKRGDNLVAGSPDPHDILEVLGIEPLAEFLVAEIQEVYRLQGVKINDKHIETIVRQMLQKVEITASGDTTLLVGEQVDREEMIEINDKAALTGGKPAEGKPILLGITKASLQTRSFISAASFQETTRVLTQAAVEGKKDELVGLKENVIVGRLIPAGTGAGMNRLRVAASSRDAALRVQQREWQESLIAPRSAAEEHAAELRQPIEADTGDDALAAVIHTPESVEDDAE